Proteins encoded in a region of the bacterium genome:
- a CDS encoding xanthine dehydrogenase: MPSDPAGSGRPLTAEQELAQRVSRGEEVVLATVIRVDGEPPSQAGAKLLLSRTAMLAGTLGCSEFDGAALADSERIAESGAPQLRTYRHDLGSIEVYLEPYAPAPTLLVFAATPVARSLLRWAPEVGFRTLLVETRPERLKDAGWPAAVGALTDLPAGLGPELYIVHTDHDAEDLAQALATVLPKQPRFIGLVGSRRHTGHHLEALRAKGVPEEVIARIQSPVGLDLGGITPGEIALSILAGLVAIRRHGRGGWKQGAPA, encoded by the coding sequence GTGCCTAGCGATCCCGCCGGGTCGGGCCGGCCCTTGACCGCGGAACAGGAGCTCGCTCAACGCGTGTCCCGCGGCGAGGAGGTCGTGCTCGCCACGGTCATCAGGGTGGATGGCGAACCGCCCTCCCAAGCCGGCGCCAAGCTGCTCCTGTCGCGAACCGCCATGCTCGCGGGCACGCTCGGCTGCAGCGAGTTCGACGGCGCCGCCCTCGCCGACTCAGAGCGGATAGCCGAGTCGGGAGCGCCTCAGCTTCGCACCTACCGCCACGACCTCGGCAGCATCGAGGTCTACCTCGAGCCGTACGCGCCCGCGCCGACCCTGCTGGTTTTCGCGGCGACTCCAGTCGCCCGGTCGCTGCTGCGGTGGGCGCCCGAGGTCGGGTTCCGGACCCTGCTGGTCGAAACGCGGCCGGAGCGGCTGAAGGACGCCGGCTGGCCGGCGGCGGTCGGAGCGCTGACCGATCTTCCCGCCGGCCTCGGGCCGGAGCTCTACATCGTGCACACCGACCACGACGCGGAAGACCTGGCGCAGGCGCTGGCAACCGTGCTGCCGAAGCAGCCCCGATTCATCGGCCTGGTCGGGAGCCGGCGGCACACCGGCCATCATCTCGAGGCGCTGCGGGCGAAGGGCGTGCCCGAAGAGGTCATCGCCCGCATCCAGAGCCCCGTCGGCCTCGACCTCGGCGGCATCACCCCAGGCGAGATCGCGCTCTCCATCCTGGCCGGCCTGGTCGCGATCAGAAGACATGGCCGTGGCGGCTGGAAACAGGGCGCCCCAGCCTGA